The Sphingobacterium bambusae genome includes a window with the following:
- a CDS encoding TlpA disulfide reductase family protein, with amino-acid sequence MKKIILPILLVLPWLAEAQEQPFQVIGKLNISGPDQKAYLLYKDNGNNIVDSVLVEDGTFSFSGTVDYPIRASIATGKSLQSALQTERKQLYLEGGATQLNSPDSLGNAVITGTSANVDFNSLQGKLTAVNDRNKALYQKYGAASEELRKDDDFRADIQREVESIGRDRKAIISTYVAENPNSIVSLDHLNDIVGYSPEATQLDSVFSLLSPQLRESKAGKIYAETIDKLRLTAIGGLAPEFKQVDQEGNEISLEQFRGKYVLIDFWASWCGPCRAENPHVVTAFNALKNNNFTVLGVSLDRPGHRADWLKAIDDDKLHWTQVSDLQFWDNAVAKLYNIRSIPQNFLIDPEGRIVAKNLRGEDLTEKISSYLK; translated from the coding sequence ATGAAGAAGATTATTTTACCCATCCTTCTAGTTTTACCTTGGCTCGCAGAGGCTCAAGAGCAACCTTTTCAAGTTATAGGCAAGCTGAACATTTCTGGACCTGATCAGAAGGCATACTTGCTTTACAAAGACAATGGAAACAATATTGTCGATTCTGTACTTGTTGAAGATGGTACGTTTAGTTTTTCCGGCACGGTTGATTATCCAATACGAGCATCCATAGCTACGGGAAAGTCTTTACAATCCGCCTTGCAAACTGAACGAAAACAATTGTACCTAGAAGGTGGAGCCACACAATTGAACAGTCCAGATTCGTTGGGAAATGCGGTGATTACAGGAACTTCAGCAAATGTTGATTTTAACAGTCTTCAGGGGAAGCTTACGGCGGTCAATGATAGAAATAAGGCGCTATATCAGAAATATGGAGCGGCATCGGAAGAGTTACGTAAGGATGATGATTTTAGAGCGGATATCCAGCGCGAAGTTGAATCGATAGGCAGGGATCGCAAAGCGATTATCAGTACCTATGTTGCAGAGAATCCTAATTCCATCGTTAGTTTGGATCACTTGAATGATATTGTTGGATATTCACCAGAGGCAACACAATTGGATAGTGTTTTTTCGTTGCTATCTCCGCAGCTTAGGGAATCTAAAGCAGGCAAGATCTACGCCGAAACCATTGACAAGCTACGTCTCACCGCTATTGGGGGCTTGGCTCCAGAATTCAAACAGGTCGATCAGGAAGGCAACGAGATTTCCTTGGAACAATTTCGCGGCAAGTACGTGCTTATTGATTTTTGGGCAAGTTGGTGCGGTCCCTGCCGTGCAGAAAATCCACATGTGGTAACTGCTTTCAACGCATTAAAAAATAATAATTTTACCGTGTTGGGGGTTTCACTTGACCGGCCCGGACATCGAGCGGATTGGCTAAAAGCTATTGACGATGATAAATTGCATTGGACGCAGGTAAGCGACCTGCAGTTTTGGGATAATGCCGTTGCCAAACTTTACAACATCCGTTCTATCCCTCAGAACTTTCTTATCGATCCGGAAGGACGAATCGTTGCAAAAAACTTGCGGGGCGAAGATCTGACAGAAAAGATATCCAGTTACCTAAAATAA
- a CDS encoding TlpA disulfide reductase family protein, translating to MKILCYSIVLFFVSLISVQAQAKLGKLNLSGSVAGKLHGKIYLQRYENKSFTTIDSTDISQGKFKFTSQVPLPEIYGLSLVGSGVNPFDSFIVFLDSDPITVALDTAHEFKNTVVKGSREQDLLVSFLADRSKTVEQILKANPTSIAALYYLYRYQSYRLTPAELRHSISLLDPSFRNTEYVQVLTKLAETLAGVSLGNKAPNFEAFTKENVKVSLRDYLGKGYVLIDFWASWCPPCRAENPNLKDVYEKYHDRGLEILGISLDKKVQPWVAAIEQDGLPWPQVYDQKAWAGDAVVKYGVRLIPSNFLIDEHGVIVGKNLKGEKLQQRLEELFFTP from the coding sequence ATGAAAATACTATGCTATTCCATTGTGCTTTTTTTCGTTAGCCTAATTTCTGTCCAAGCGCAAGCTAAGCTTGGCAAACTAAATCTATCGGGCTCGGTAGCGGGGAAACTGCATGGCAAGATCTACCTGCAGCGATACGAAAATAAGTCATTCACAACGATTGACTCTACCGATATTAGCCAAGGCAAATTTAAATTTACAAGTCAGGTGCCATTGCCAGAAATATATGGTTTGTCGCTAGTCGGATCTGGTGTCAATCCTTTTGATTCTTTCATTGTATTTTTGGACAGCGACCCCATTACAGTTGCACTTGATACGGCTCATGAATTCAAGAATACCGTTGTAAAAGGCTCGCGAGAGCAGGATCTTCTAGTGAGTTTTCTTGCCGACCGCTCCAAAACTGTGGAGCAGATACTGAAGGCCAACCCCACATCTATCGCGGCACTGTATTACCTTTATCGCTATCAGTCTTACCGACTTACGCCTGCTGAGCTTCGTCATAGTATATCCCTATTAGATCCTAGTTTTAGAAACACGGAATATGTGCAGGTTTTAACCAAGCTCGCTGAAACATTGGCGGGGGTTTCGCTAGGAAATAAGGCGCCGAATTTCGAGGCGTTTACGAAAGAGAACGTCAAGGTATCGCTACGAGACTATTTGGGTAAGGGTTACGTGCTGATTGATTTTTGGGCTTCGTGGTGTCCTCCCTGTCGTGCTGAAAATCCCAATTTGAAAGACGTTTATGAAAAATACCACGATCGTGGTTTGGAGATTCTCGGGATATCTCTGGATAAAAAGGTTCAACCCTGGGTTGCTGCTATTGAACAGGACGGCTTACCTTGGCCGCAAGTTTACGATCAAAAAGCTTGGGCTGGGGATGCAGTGGTAAAATATGGTGTTCGGTTAATACCCTCAAATTTCCTGATTGATGAACATGGTGTTATCGTTGGTAAAAATCTAAAGGGCGAAAAGTTGCAGCAACGATTAGAAGAGTTGTTTTTCACTCCTTAA
- a CDS encoding RagB/SusD family nutrient uptake outer membrane protein produces MKTRKNINKKWAKRRNFYLGTWLLLILLTAASCEKILDTNSEIAISSSSVFQTAARIEGLVNGSYKALKSANLYSGRLLMYGDLRGEEFVIRTENALTGGYVWEHTTTNLTGDVNELWAQLYRVINSTNILIEGLKQPIQVLAEEKRLQYLGEAHFLRALCYFNLVSFYGRPYADSNGGKKAVPLRLQPESSSANNDLARSSTAEVYAQIIADLDFAEQNLPLSYTTPLLNTTRAHRNTAIAFKTRVYLHVQNFDKLRQEAEKIVPQHTEPFQATSGVNNKLMADISSIFSSNYTSEESIFSIPMSTEDPPAGSALSNVYYYAPDFVLNSSANGIVSDNTWSNSDRRRTFVRLDAGLNLYLLAKYLKRNPNTDYIPVIRYAEVLLNFAEAEVRSPGGSLAKAVSLVKAIRNRADGSYVFTSESLTSSNILETIARERRIEFLGEGLRSFDITRNLLSFPAKPSLSSFTARQVNPTDEAYVLPLPNGEILTNKLINN; encoded by the coding sequence ATGAAAACGAGAAAAAATATAAATAAGAAATGGGCTAAGCGCCGTAATTTCTATTTGGGGACATGGCTATTGCTCATCCTTCTTACGGCAGCCTCTTGTGAAAAGATACTCGATACGAATTCCGAAATCGCCATCAGTTCTTCGAGTGTATTTCAAACAGCTGCACGTATAGAGGGCTTGGTGAACGGCAGTTACAAGGCGTTAAAAAGCGCTAACCTCTATAGTGGTCGCCTTCTTATGTACGGCGATCTGCGCGGGGAAGAATTTGTAATACGTACAGAAAATGCGTTAACCGGGGGCTATGTATGGGAACATACCACCACGAATCTCACCGGTGATGTCAATGAACTTTGGGCGCAGCTCTACCGGGTCATAAACAGCACAAATATTTTGATTGAGGGACTGAAGCAGCCAATACAGGTGCTCGCTGAAGAAAAGCGCCTACAGTACCTTGGTGAAGCACATTTCCTACGTGCCTTGTGTTACTTCAATCTCGTTTCTTTTTACGGCAGACCTTATGCGGATAGCAATGGTGGCAAGAAGGCGGTTCCACTTCGTCTGCAGCCCGAATCTTCCTCGGCCAACAATGATTTGGCTAGAAGCAGCACGGCAGAAGTTTATGCTCAGATCATTGCCGATCTGGACTTCGCGGAACAAAACCTGCCTTTGAGCTATACCACGCCCTTGCTAAATACCACGCGAGCCCACAGGAATACAGCGATAGCTTTTAAAACAAGGGTTTATCTCCATGTCCAAAATTTTGACAAGCTTAGACAGGAAGCCGAAAAGATCGTTCCGCAGCATACCGAACCATTTCAGGCGACCTCGGGCGTGAACAACAAACTCATGGCGGACATTTCCAGCATTTTTTCGAGCAATTACACATCCGAGGAATCTATCTTCTCTATTCCGATGTCTACGGAAGATCCTCCCGCAGGATCCGCACTCTCCAATGTGTATTATTATGCGCCTGATTTTGTACTAAATAGTAGTGCCAATGGAATTGTTTCGGACAATACGTGGTCAAATTCGGATAGACGGAGAACGTTTGTTCGGTTGGATGCCGGTTTGAATTTGTATTTGCTGGCGAAATACCTTAAACGAAATCCAAATACGGATTATATACCAGTGATCAGGTATGCGGAGGTGTTACTGAACTTCGCTGAAGCGGAGGTTCGAAGTCCTGGCGGTAGTCTTGCTAAGGCGGTTTCTTTAGTAAAAGCAATTCGAAATCGAGCGGACGGAAGCTATGTTTTTACTAGCGAAAGTTTAACGTCTTCCAATATACTGGAGACCATTGCTAGGGAGCGAAGAATTGAATTTCTGGGCGAGGGGTTACGTTCCTTTGATATTACGCGCAACCTGCTGTCCTTTCCAGCCAAACCTTCGTTAAGCAGCTTCACCGCACGGCAAGTAAATCCAACCGATGAAGCATACGTGCTGCCTCTGCCAAATGGAGAAATACTGACCAATAAATTAATTAATAACTAA